Proteins encoded in a region of the Verrucomicrobiota bacterium genome:
- a CDS encoding sugar phosphate isomerase/epimerase, whose translation MSLTRRFFLTSTGLAAASTVFGADRASAASSATASKIKLGISTYSYWHFRRPKVSIESVIEKAARLGVGGVDILHRQMDGEEKGPLDAAYRAYCSRLKRLAFVNGVELICLSTHQTFVSPKPEEIQANVEHTKKCIEIAYQLGAPSIRINTGRWNTVNFDTLMANRGIEPILPGHTEEEGFKWCIDSLQRCLPKAEECGVLLALENHWGLARTPEGLLRIVNAINSPWLGVLMDTGNFLEDPYEKLKQIAPKTIFVQAKTYFGGGEWYTLDLDYTRVARILSEVNYHGYVSLEFEGKEDADVAVAKSLDLLRKAFET comes from the coding sequence ATGAGCTTAACACGCCGATTCTTTTTAACCTCAACTGGCCTGGCAGCCGCATCCACCGTGTTTGGGGCGGACCGGGCAAGCGCCGCAAGCTCCGCCACGGCTTCCAAAATCAAACTGGGCATCTCCACCTATTCGTACTGGCACTTTCGGCGCCCGAAAGTGTCCATCGAATCCGTCATTGAAAAAGCCGCGCGACTCGGCGTCGGCGGCGTGGACATTTTGCACCGGCAAATGGACGGCGAAGAAAAGGGGCCGCTGGACGCCGCTTACCGCGCGTATTGCAGCCGCCTCAAACGCCTCGCGTTCGTCAACGGTGTCGAACTGATCTGCCTTTCCACGCATCAAACTTTTGTCAGTCCGAAGCCCGAAGAAATCCAGGCCAACGTCGAGCACACCAAAAAGTGCATCGAAATCGCCTATCAGTTGGGCGCGCCGAGCATCCGCATCAACACGGGCCGATGGAACACGGTGAACTTCGACACCCTGATGGCCAATCGCGGCATCGAGCCGATCTTGCCGGGCCACACCGAGGAGGAAGGATTCAAGTGGTGCATCGACAGCCTGCAACGCTGCCTGCCGAAAGCGGAGGAGTGCGGCGTGCTGCTGGCGCTGGAAAACCACTGGGGCCTCGCCCGAACGCCGGAAGGCTTGCTCCGCATCGTTAATGCGATCAACTCGCCCTGGCTGGGCGTCCTGATGGACACGGGTAACTTCCTGGAAGATCCTTATGAGAAGCTGAAGCAAATCGCCCCGAAAACGATTTTCGTCCAGGCCAAGACTTACTTCGGCGGGGGCGAATGGTACACGCTGGATTTGGATTACACGCGGGTCGCGCGGATTTTGTCCGAAGTGAATTACCACGGCTACGTCTCGCTCGAATTCGAAGGCAAAGAGGACGCCGACGTCGCCGTGGCGAAGAGCCTTGATCTCCTGCGCAAGGCGTTTGAGACCTGA
- a CDS encoding flotillin family protein, with the protein MNPHLFLAQLLPSSALIIGSAIIIVLVVLILFAYMLSRYTKVGPNEVLVVSGIRRKVKDPDGAVHERGFRIVKGGGAYIWPIFEKVDVLSLELLTIDVQTPEVYTSKGVPVRVDGVAQIKVKGDDISIATASEQFLGKSTDEIRNIATQTLEGHLRAILGTMTVEDIYQNRDAFASKVQEVAAGDMANMGLGIVSFTIRDIRDSQGYLEALGKPRIAQVKRDAQIAQAEADRDAMIKSSQAQQAGQEAKFIADTKIAEAQRDYQSNVAQYQAAVNQKKAESDLAYDLQKFKTGQLVKAEEVQVSIIEKQKQIELQQQEILRKQRELEANVQKPADAERYKVETLANAKKFQLETEAAGAASAAKAQGFASADVAKATGIAEAEANQARGLAEAAIIEAQGRATAEAMRMKAESFKQYNEAAVIEMIVRVLPDVAGKVSEPLAKTEKIVIINSGGSGGGASKVTGDVTEIISQLPPVLESLTGVSFQKLLEQVPALKKAMGKE; encoded by the coding sequence ATGAATCCCCACCTTTTCCTGGCCCAACTGTTGCCGAGCAGCGCACTGATCATTGGCTCAGCCATCATCATCGTCCTGGTCGTCCTCATCCTGTTCGCCTACATGCTGAGCCGGTACACCAAGGTCGGCCCGAACGAAGTGCTGGTCGTCTCCGGTATTCGGCGCAAGGTCAAAGATCCGGACGGCGCGGTCCACGAACGCGGCTTCCGCATTGTCAAAGGCGGCGGCGCTTACATCTGGCCGATCTTTGAGAAGGTCGATGTTCTCTCCCTGGAACTGCTCACCATCGACGTGCAGACCCCGGAAGTTTATACGAGCAAAGGCGTGCCCGTGCGCGTGGACGGCGTCGCCCAAATCAAAGTCAAGGGCGACGATATTTCGATCGCCACCGCTTCCGAACAGTTCCTGGGCAAATCGACGGATGAAATCCGCAACATCGCCACGCAGACCCTGGAAGGCCATCTGCGCGCCATCCTCGGCACAATGACGGTCGAGGACATTTATCAGAACCGCGATGCGTTCGCCTCCAAGGTCCAGGAGGTCGCGGCGGGCGACATGGCGAACATGGGCTTGGGGATCGTCAGCTTCACGATTCGCGACATTCGGGATTCGCAAGGGTACCTTGAAGCATTGGGCAAACCGCGCATCGCCCAGGTGAAACGCGACGCCCAAATCGCCCAGGCCGAGGCCGACCGCGACGCGATGATCAAGTCGTCCCAGGCCCAGCAAGCGGGCCAGGAAGCGAAGTTTATCGCCGACACGAAAATCGCCGAAGCGCAGCGCGATTATCAATCGAACGTTGCGCAATACCAGGCCGCGGTGAACCAGAAAAAGGCGGAGTCCGACCTGGCGTACGACCTGCAAAAATTCAAGACGGGCCAGCTCGTCAAAGCGGAAGAGGTTCAGGTCAGCATCATCGAGAAGCAGAAGCAGATCGAGTTGCAGCAGCAGGAAATCCTGCGCAAGCAGCGCGAGTTGGAAGCCAACGTGCAGAAACCGGCCGACGCCGAGCGCTACAAAGTCGAGACCCTTGCGAACGCGAAGAAATTCCAATTGGAGACGGAAGCAGCGGGCGCGGCTTCGGCGGCCAAGGCACAAGGATTCGCCTCAGCCGACGTCGCCAAAGCCACCGGCATCGCCGAGGCGGAAGCCAATCAGGCTCGCGGTCTGGCCGAAGCCGCGATCATCGAAGCGCAAGGCAGAGCCACCGCCGAGGCCATGCGGATGAAGGCCGAGTCGTTCAAGCAGTACAACGAAGCCGCCGTCATCGAGATGATTGTGCGCGTGCTGCCAGACGTGGCGGGCAAAGTGAGCGAGCCGCTCGCGAAGACCGAGAAGATCGTGATCATCAACAGTGGCGGCTCCGGCGGCGGGGCGAGCAAGGTCACCGGCGACGTCACGGAAATCATCAGCCAGTTGCCGCCGGTGCTGGAGAGTTTGACCGGCGTGAGTTTCCAAAAGTTGCTCGAACAAGTGCCAGCGCTGAAGAAGGCGATGGGAAAGGAGTAA
- a CDS encoding tetratricopeptide repeat protein: MRMQNSPEPIQDAINLFAGNQIDRAARAFEAVLATEPNHAVALHFLGLCKHRQRQTDAALALLLRSIELEPNRAAFHSNLGLFFAELNELDRALDAYSKALSRDFNSAQTHTNLGSVLQRKGQNARAIESFQTALRIHPEFAQAWNNLGSALAAEGRTQEAIDAFENARRIAPSIPEVHLNLGNLLLAEGQLDAAVERFQAAVQLRPDYADALIGLARAFNARDDSAAAVAQLRQVVQRAPSNAKGFLELGHALRERGQFDEALACFEKAATLDPANFYAQWNTCLALPILYRNADEIQFHRPRWQKGVRKFLSFVETHAVSRKARLPFTAPHTNFYLHYQGFNDLAEQRTYAKVLSRLAAQAHPDWVQPRAARRVAGRKLKVGFVSAFFCLHTVFKLFHGWIKHLNRDEFEVFCFHTGKDFDKASMHLRDQTPHFYSQFRSPDEIIQRIGACELDVLIYPEIGMDPVTQSLAALRLAPVQCMAWGHPVTSGLETIDYFLSSDLMEGPGAGTHYSETLVRLPNLSISYPPPDVEVALRPERLGERDPGKAYFLCLQSLFKLLPQYDDLVPKIAAQAPHSEFWFIGLDSKEVTELFRNRLAETFTKHGLDPNRYLRILPKMKFGSFLGLVRESDIILDSIGWSGGNTTLEAIAFDKPAVTLPGEMMRSRHTAAILKRLGIEETVARDLEDYVQKSARLALDRSWRAQIASQINAGKSKVYNDAEAVRGLERFLART, translated from the coding sequence ATGCGTATGCAAAACTCACCGGAGCCGATTCAGGACGCCATCAACCTGTTTGCCGGGAACCAAATCGACCGCGCCGCGCGCGCGTTCGAGGCCGTTCTCGCCACGGAACCGAATCACGCGGTGGCCTTGCATTTCCTCGGCTTGTGCAAGCATCGGCAGCGGCAGACCGACGCCGCCCTGGCGCTGCTCCTGAGGTCCATCGAATTGGAGCCCAATCGCGCCGCCTTCCACAGCAACCTGGGTCTATTTTTCGCCGAATTGAACGAACTGGACCGGGCGCTCGACGCATACTCCAAAGCGCTCAGCCGCGATTTCAATTCCGCCCAGACTCACACGAACCTTGGAAGTGTCCTGCAAAGAAAGGGACAAAACGCCCGAGCCATCGAGTCGTTTCAAACTGCGCTGCGGATCCATCCGGAATTCGCCCAGGCCTGGAACAATCTCGGCAGCGCGCTCGCCGCCGAGGGCCGAACGCAAGAAGCGATCGACGCCTTCGAGAATGCGCGGCGGATCGCTCCGTCGATTCCGGAAGTTCATTTGAATCTGGGCAATCTCCTTTTGGCTGAGGGCCAGCTCGACGCCGCGGTCGAGAGATTCCAGGCGGCAGTTCAGCTCCGGCCAGACTACGCCGACGCTTTGATTGGACTGGCGCGCGCCTTCAATGCCCGGGACGACTCCGCCGCGGCTGTCGCGCAGTTAAGGCAAGTGGTGCAACGCGCGCCCTCGAATGCCAAAGGTTTTCTGGAGCTGGGCCACGCGCTCCGGGAGCGAGGGCAATTCGACGAGGCGCTGGCTTGCTTCGAGAAGGCTGCCACGCTCGACCCGGCAAATTTTTACGCGCAATGGAACACGTGCCTGGCGTTGCCAATCCTCTATCGCAACGCCGACGAAATTCAGTTCCACCGCCCACGCTGGCAGAAAGGCGTCCGAAAGTTTCTGAGTTTCGTCGAGACTCACGCGGTCTCGCGCAAGGCCAGGCTGCCGTTCACCGCGCCGCACACCAACTTCTATTTGCACTATCAAGGTTTCAACGACCTTGCGGAGCAGCGAACGTACGCGAAAGTGCTCTCACGCCTGGCCGCCCAGGCTCATCCGGATTGGGTCCAGCCAAGGGCGGCGCGCCGCGTTGCGGGCAGGAAACTCAAAGTTGGCTTCGTCTCGGCATTCTTCTGCTTGCACACGGTCTTCAAACTTTTTCACGGATGGATCAAGCACCTCAACCGGGACGAGTTTGAGGTGTTTTGTTTTCACACCGGCAAAGACTTCGACAAAGCGTCGATGCACTTGCGGGACCAGACGCCTCATTTCTATTCCCAGTTTCGTTCCCCGGACGAAATCATCCAGCGAATCGGGGCGTGCGAACTCGACGTGCTGATCTACCCGGAGATCGGCATGGATCCGGTTACGCAAAGCCTGGCCGCCTTGCGGTTGGCGCCGGTCCAATGCATGGCGTGGGGACATCCCGTGACCTCCGGACTGGAGACCATCGATTATTTTCTGTCGAGCGACCTGATGGAAGGTCCGGGAGCCGGCACTCATTATTCGGAAACGCTGGTCCGGCTGCCGAACCTCTCGATTTCCTATCCGCCGCCCGATGTTGAAGTCGCGCTCCGGCCGGAAAGATTAGGCGAGCGCGACCCCGGCAAGGCCTATTTTCTTTGTTTGCAAAGCCTCTTCAAGCTGTTGCCGCAGTATGACGATTTGGTTCCGAAGATTGCGGCCCAGGCGCCTCATTCCGAATTCTGGTTTATCGGTTTGGATTCGAAGGAGGTGACGGAACTTTTCCGCAACAGGCTGGCTGAAACCTTCACGAAGCACGGGCTCGACCCAAATCGATATCTGCGCATCCTTCCGAAGATGAAGTTCGGGTCTTTTCTCGGCCTGGTTAGGGAGTCGGACATTATCCTGGACAGCATCGGCTGGTCCGGCGGCAACACGACGCTCGAGGCGATCGCATTTGACAAGCCGGCCGTGACGCTGCCGGGCGAGATGATGCGCTCGCGGCATACGGCGGCGATCTTGAAACGGCTTGGAATCGAAGAAACTGTGGCCCGGGATTTGGAGGATTATGTCCAGAAGTCCGCGCGTCTGGCGTTGGACCGTTCGTGGCGTGCGCAAATTGCTTCGCAGATCAATGCTGGCAAATCCAAGGTCTATAACGATGCCGAGGCGGTGAGAGGCCTCGAACGATTCCTGGCCCGAACGTAG
- a CDS encoding glycosyltransferase family 4 protein produces MRIALLNPNLAHEYDVETPFQQALAGSQSAQCYLAIELARRGHEVGLFNGTKASRVLRGVRCAPLSELAGWGKPDAILVLNSPNHARELRQRLGPEVLIFCWEHNPWSPDANYTAFLRAPLCARDLILCVSEWQRQNYLAGGQVPPERIFVLRNAISPFFESMFAERDPILDFKAWPPVMAFTSTPYKGLKAAAVFFRELRKVDRTVTLNIFSSFEMYPPNNEHRLDRSWYEFYESCRAMLGVNYIGNVSQSLLARTLKTTLVLFFPSTLPEVSSICIMEAMAAGCVVICSGLGALPEVMSGFGHVIELEDGKIVQGRHFITRALMLLEEFKRGDEKLGQSLKQQVAYMNANCRWSVRAAEFEGIVREILK; encoded by the coding sequence ATGCGCATCGCGTTGCTCAATCCCAATCTGGCCCACGAATACGACGTCGAGACGCCGTTCCAGCAAGCGCTGGCCGGTTCGCAATCGGCGCAATGTTATCTGGCGATTGAACTGGCGCGGCGCGGGCATGAAGTCGGGCTGTTCAATGGAACGAAAGCCAGCCGCGTCTTGCGGGGCGTTCGGTGCGCGCCGTTGAGTGAGTTGGCGGGCTGGGGCAAGCCCGACGCCATCCTCGTTCTCAATTCGCCCAATCACGCCCGCGAATTGAGGCAGAGGCTTGGCCCGGAGGTTTTGATTTTCTGCTGGGAACACAATCCGTGGAGCCCGGACGCGAATTACACCGCGTTCCTCCGGGCGCCGCTCTGCGCGCGCGATTTGATTCTGTGCGTGAGCGAATGGCAGCGGCAGAATTACCTCGCCGGCGGCCAGGTTCCTCCTGAGAGGATCTTCGTGCTGCGCAATGCCATCTCGCCCTTTTTCGAATCGATGTTCGCGGAGCGCGATCCCATTCTGGATTTCAAAGCCTGGCCGCCGGTGATGGCGTTCACCAGCACGCCCTACAAAGGGCTCAAGGCGGCGGCGGTGTTTTTTCGAGAGCTGCGCAAGGTGGATCGGACTGTGACGTTGAATATCTTTTCCAGCTTCGAGATGTACCCGCCCAACAACGAACATCGCCTGGACCGGTCCTGGTACGAGTTCTACGAATCCTGCCGCGCGATGCTCGGCGTCAATTATATCGGCAACGTGAGCCAGTCGCTTCTGGCGCGGACGCTCAAGACGACGCTGGTTTTGTTTTTCCCGAGCACGTTGCCGGAGGTTTCAAGCATCTGCATCATGGAAGCCATGGCCGCGGGCTGCGTGGTCATCTGCTCAGGGCTTGGCGCGTTGCCGGAGGTCATGTCTGGGTTTGGGCATGTGATTGAACTGGAGGACGGCAAGATCGTTCAGGGCCGGCATTTCATTACGCGCGCGCTGATGCTCCTGGAGGAATTCAAGCGTGGTGATGAAAAGCTGGGGCAAAGCCTCAAACAGCAGGTGGCTTACATGAACGCGAATTGCCGCTGGTCCGTGCGCGCGGCGGAATTTGAAGGCATCGTCCGGGAGATTCTCAAATGA
- a CDS encoding FAD-dependent oxidoreductase encodes MTRITLRKTFVVVALVLSQTTRLCAAEIIEADLCVYGGTSGGIVAAVQAARVGKTAVLVEFGSHLGGMTTGGLGATDIGNKAAIGGIAHEFYRRLGRHYGKDEQWTFEPHVAENLFFQMINEARVPVYLQQRLASVKKEGARLAEITMESGKIFRARMFVDATYEGDLMAKAKVSYTVGREANSQYRETLNGIRAETPKHQFTVAVDPYVNPGDRSSGLLPFIQAGDGGVPGEGDHRVQTYNYRLCFTTNAAQRLPLPKPASYDPAQYELLARYLEALGAAGRKPALSQFWHPIWMPNGKTDINNNGGFSTDFIGMNYDYPEADYATRHRIAKAHEDYTRGFIHFLATDPRVPQNIRDEMQRWGPAQDEFLDTGGWPNQLYVREARRMVSDYVMTEHNCRGAVKAEDAVGLGAYNMDSHNCQRIAMNGRVLNEGDVQVPVKPYPISYRSIVPKQSQCENLFVPVCLSATHIAYGSIRMEPVFMILGQSAATAAGIAIDERVPIQKVDYEKLRRRLLADQQVLEWSPK; translated from the coding sequence ATGACACGCATCACCTTGCGGAAGACATTCGTTGTCGTCGCTTTGGTCCTTTCGCAAACCACCAGGCTCTGCGCCGCCGAAATCATCGAGGCCGATCTCTGTGTTTACGGTGGAACCTCTGGCGGAATCGTCGCCGCAGTGCAGGCCGCGCGCGTGGGAAAGACCGCGGTCCTGGTGGAGTTCGGAAGTCACCTCGGCGGCATGACCACGGGCGGCCTGGGCGCGACGGACATCGGGAACAAAGCGGCCATCGGCGGAATCGCGCACGAGTTTTATCGCCGGCTTGGCCGGCATTATGGAAAGGACGAACAATGGACCTTTGAACCGCACGTGGCCGAAAATCTGTTCTTTCAGATGATCAACGAAGCCCGCGTGCCCGTGTATCTCCAGCAACGGCTGGCTTCGGTGAAGAAGGAAGGCGCGCGCCTCGCCGAGATCACGATGGAGAGCGGAAAGATTTTCCGTGCCAGGATGTTCGTGGACGCAACCTACGAGGGCGACTTGATGGCGAAAGCCAAAGTCAGCTACACCGTCGGACGCGAGGCCAATTCCCAGTACCGGGAAACGCTCAATGGCATTCGCGCCGAGACGCCCAAACACCAATTCACGGTGGCTGTCGATCCGTACGTGAACCCCGGCGACCGATCGAGCGGTTTGCTGCCGTTCATCCAGGCTGGTGATGGCGGCGTGCCCGGCGAAGGCGATCATCGCGTGCAGACCTACAACTATCGCCTTTGCTTCACGACGAACGCCGCGCAGCGCCTCCCGTTGCCGAAACCGGCAAGCTACGATCCGGCCCAATACGAATTGCTGGCGCGCTATCTCGAAGCGCTCGGGGCCGCGGGCCGGAAACCGGCGCTCAGCCAATTCTGGCACCCGATCTGGATGCCGAACGGCAAGACCGACATCAACAACAACGGCGGATTTTCGACCGACTTCATCGGCATGAATTACGATTATCCCGAAGCCGATTACGCGACGCGCCACCGAATCGCGAAGGCGCACGAGGATTACACGCGCGGCTTCATCCACTTTCTCGCGACCGACCCGCGCGTGCCGCAAAATATTCGCGACGAGATGCAGCGATGGGGTCCGGCGCAGGACGAGTTTCTCGACACCGGCGGCTGGCCGAATCAGCTCTACGTTCGCGAAGCGCGCCGGATGGTTTCGGATTACGTGATGACCGAGCACAATTGCCGTGGCGCCGTCAAAGCGGAGGACGCGGTCGGGTTGGGCGCTTACAACATGGATTCACACAACTGCCAAAGGATCGCGATGAACGGCCGCGTGCTCAACGAGGGCGACGTGCAAGTGCCGGTGAAGCCGTATCCGATTTCGTATCGGTCGATTGTGCCGAAGCAAAGCCAGTGCGAAAACCTGTTCGTGCCCGTCTGCCTTTCCGCGACGCACATCGCTTACGGATCGATCCGGATGGAACCGGTCTTCATGATTCTTGGCCAGTCCGCGGCGACGGCGGCCGGCATCGCCATCGACGAACGAGTTCCGATTCAAAAGGTGGATTACGAGAAGCTCCGCCGCCGGCTCCTGGCGGACCAACAGGTCCTGGAATGGTCGCCAAAGTAG
- a CDS encoding PaaI family thioesterase, whose translation MQTLPTTKSCFVCGRQNAHGLRLRFETDGVRVQTRLTFRAEHVGFQNTIHGGLIATLLDEVMVWACGVRTKRFAYCAEMTVRYAHPLRPGIEALAIGELVSNRRDKLFEARGELRDPQNVVLAAATGKYLAIKPGELSLIGEDFDGDIMGILGSMPG comes from the coding sequence ATGCAAACGCTGCCAACCACGAAATCCTGCTTTGTCTGCGGGCGGCAAAACGCGCACGGCCTGCGGCTTCGTTTCGAGACTGATGGTGTCCGCGTTCAAACCCGGCTGACCTTCCGAGCCGAGCACGTGGGATTTCAAAACACCATCCACGGCGGATTGATCGCCACCTTGCTGGACGAGGTCATGGTCTGGGCATGTGGCGTGCGGACGAAGCGCTTCGCGTATTGCGCCGAGATGACGGTGCGCTACGCCCATCCGCTCCGGCCTGGAATCGAAGCGCTGGCCATCGGCGAGTTGGTGAGCAATAGGCGCGACAAACTCTTCGAAGCCCGCGGCGAGTTGCGCGACCCGCAAAACGTCGTCCTGGCCGCGGCGACCGGGAAATACCTTGCGATCAAGCCCGGCGAACTTTCCCTGATCGGCGAGGACTTCGACGGAGATATCATGGGCATCCTTGGCTCGATGCCTGGATAG
- a CDS encoding PIN domain-containing protein: MARDGRRQRGGSPASSHRRRKPNISAGRWQRSMAASPKKSLALDTNVLLDLAEEKDFAHDFREEFAARGYHFLAPPTVLAELEILANSNLAPQFHFAEIALRKLAPWNCQPFALSTTEITVSYRFAERLLDLGLIPESERNDGKILAQTSLASIALLVTSDKHLLNIDEEAFLLAFGDSDLPPVHPVHPRRLLRALR, from the coding sequence ATGGCACGCGATGGGCGGCGGCAGCGCGGAGGCTCGCCAGCAAGCTCTCACCGGAGGAGGAAGCCGAACATTTCCGCCGGGCGATGGCAAAGGTCTATGGCCGCCAGCCCAAAGAAATCACTGGCGCTGGACACTAACGTTCTGCTGGACCTCGCCGAGGAGAAGGATTTCGCGCACGACTTCAGGGAGGAGTTCGCGGCGCGCGGCTACCATTTCCTCGCACCTCCAACAGTGCTTGCGGAACTAGAGATTCTCGCGAATTCAAATCTTGCACCGCAGTTCCATTTCGCAGAGATCGCCCTGAGAAAGCTCGCGCCCTGGAACTGTCAGCCATTTGCGCTGTCCACCACGGAGATTACCGTCTCCTATCGGTTTGCTGAGCGGTTGCTCGATCTGGGCCTCATCCCCGAAAGTGAGCGCAACGACGGCAAAATCCTGGCCCAGACCTCACTCGCAAGTATTGCACTGCTGGTCACGTCGGACAAACATCTGTTGAACATTGACGAAGAAGCATTCCTGCTGGCCTTTGGCGACTCTGACCTGCCGCCAGTGCATCCGGTTCATCCCAGGCGGTTGTTGAGAGCTTTGCGATAA
- a CDS encoding class I SAM-dependent methyltransferase, with amino-acid sequence MREPVLNRSCPLCNEDKSRLFLRKESLRLVRCQSCSMVYAKAVGSEFASGSFYDQRGESFYLASDKLQGDHAPVRFERELKLFRAYCQQGSVLDVGCSTGGFLIALKSRHPKDYSVFGTDVVGSALDYAEQHGVEVIRTPFLELSEKQTSFDAVTFWAVIEHLVEPKRFLSKAARLLKPGGYCFVLVPNLKSLAVRVLGAKYRYIMPEHVNYFTPATLRAFARSGPEFEVVTLTSTHFNPVVILKDFVGKGRGVPDAERAGLLKRTTAWKQNRWLGPVKVVYSLAERMLAAFNLADNLVFVLRKKRAD; translated from the coding sequence ATGCGCGAACCGGTTCTCAATCGCTCCTGCCCGTTGTGCAACGAAGACAAGTCGCGTCTGTTTCTGCGGAAGGAAAGCCTCCGGTTGGTCCGGTGCCAGAGCTGTTCGATGGTCTATGCGAAGGCGGTCGGTTCCGAGTTCGCGTCGGGTTCCTTTTACGACCAACGCGGTGAATCCTTCTATCTCGCCTCCGACAAATTGCAGGGCGATCACGCGCCGGTCCGGTTTGAACGGGAGCTGAAGCTGTTTCGCGCTTACTGCCAGCAAGGCTCGGTCCTGGACGTTGGATGTTCGACCGGCGGATTCCTGATTGCGCTGAAATCCAGGCATCCGAAGGACTACTCGGTGTTTGGCACGGATGTCGTCGGATCCGCCCTGGATTACGCCGAGCAGCACGGGGTCGAAGTCATTCGAACTCCGTTTCTTGAGTTAAGCGAAAAGCAGACGTCCTTCGATGCCGTGACATTTTGGGCTGTGATTGAGCACCTCGTCGAGCCCAAACGATTTCTGAGCAAGGCGGCCAGGTTGCTGAAACCGGGCGGGTATTGCTTTGTGCTCGTGCCCAATCTGAAATCGCTCGCGGTCCGCGTCCTGGGCGCGAAATACCGTTACATCATGCCGGAGCATGTGAATTACTTCACGCCGGCCACACTGCGCGCTTTCGCTCGAAGCGGTCCAGAGTTCGAAGTTGTGACGCTGACTTCGACGCACTTCAATCCGGTCGTCATCCTGAAGGATTTCGTCGGCAAAGGGAGAGGCGTGCCGGACGCGGAGCGGGCGGGCTTGCTCAAGCGCACTACGGCCTGGAAACAGAATCGCTGGCTGGGGCCGGTCAAGGTTGTTTATTCCCTCGCCGAACGCATGCTGGCCGCGTTCAACCTGGCGGATAACCTCGTGTTCGTCCTGCGAAAGAAGCGCGCCGACTGA